DNA sequence from the Kazachstania africana CBS 2517 chromosome 4, complete genome genome:
TCTTCTAGAAATTGTGGCgttttcaatcaaattaGCAACTTTgttcaattgaatgaaCAGACCACTTTTCGGGTATTCtgtatcaaaatattttctacCATTAAAACTACCATCATTCTTACCAATATTAGCCAATAGATCAATACCTGCATAGTGTCCTGGTTTCGCATCTACGGTACCTACATATTTTACTTGACCTCTTCcaatatttggaatttgTATGAAACAACCAATTTTCTCTTGATACTTGTCAAGGGTATTGGACATCACTCCTCTATAATGATACCTTAGTTCACTTACTTGATTGCTTATTCCTATCAGCTTGCAGCCACTGTTAAGCTTTTAAAAACCTGTACCTGCCAAGGCCTTTACCATACAAACACAGTTCGAtctgtttttcttttttcaatggcattaaaaaaaacatgAGTATGTTACGTACCCTTtgagatgagatgagcAATATAATAAAAGGTCAGAAGGAGGGTCTtttaatcaattgaataatgTTAAACAAGAGCCCAAATAGGATAAGATGTCTTCTACAGTTCTAGTTGATGAAGCAGAATACTTTCTGGAACATGGAAATCATCATGAGGCAGTTGCTAGGTTGACCAAAGCAGCCAACTCGAATCCTTCCAGCAGCGAAAGCTCCAGAATTGATACTTTAGTCAGTCATATAGGCAGCCATGTAATGCAACATCAAGCGCAGGGATCTGAAGATAGAGGCCTTGGCGAATCGTTCATAAATACTATGATGACCAGTAGTAACGGTTCAGCAAAGTCACAACTGGGAAAACTCGCATTATTGACTACAGTCTTATCGTCAAATAAGAAAGGAACTGGGGGATACAACTTTGGATCTTTAGCCTCCGTATTTGCAAGTACCCCAAGTGGCGGAATGAGTGGAAGTTCTTTAGCTGCATTAGCGACGGCTTTTTATGGTGGTGAAAGTCTCAAACATGCCAATGCTGGAACGTTTTCAACCCTTTCTTCGCTAGCGTCCTCTTATTTTGGAGGTGCTGAGACTCAAAAAGCTAGCCAAAACGAAGATGATGTTTATGAGGAGCAAGGGCACGGTAAGTTCTCAGAATTAGCTTCGACAGCAAGTTCCTACTTTGGAAGAGGAAATGAGTATGAGAAACAGGGATATACAGAAGGGAATAGAGGTGATAGCGATCAGAAGAAGTGAGCTTTTaaaattcaacaaatgaCTTTATAATGagtttttgttttatttttttgctgACCACTGGATAACCGACACTATATGGTGTATATACTCGACGATGTACCAATGGTTAAGTTTGTACAAGTTTAACCTATATATACGCAACTATTTCAACTCAAACAAATCATGCTGGATGAGGGTCTCTCCTATGctccattttttttgctatTTTGAGCTTTTAACTAAAAAGCTACCTGGTGTAGCTACTATTCTTAGCAGGGACGTATAGGCACTAAAATAATAAACCTAGTTAACCACTGACATGTCTGACGCAACAATTCATGCCGTGTAGACACATTTGAGGAACAGGCACATAGTTGGTTTTTATTATGTTAACAATGTTCACAGAGAAAATGGCGGGGTAAAATCAAAgtgaaatcaaataatagaACTCTTTTCGGACCTTTCCGGCGATCAGTTGCCTTCGAGTTTCGCCCTCAGAGCTCGACGCACGAAGTTCTGCGAAAGCTTCGCTTTCCAAACATCTGCCCGGAGGTCTTGGTTTTCCTATTACCCAGTTTGCAGATAAAAAGAAACGTTTATATAGGCACTTCACAAGCAACCTTCTAAATCTATGACGATATAATCATATAGGTTTCTTGATTGAAATTTGCAACTTAGTAACTTGATTAGCTAGGTCGCAGGACATTTCTGAGCGGCGAGGGGGGTTTTCCCATATGAAGATAAGTAATAGCTGACATCTCTACCCTTCAATTACATCAAAATTAAGTTCAAATTCTGCTATGCCAAACACGAGAAGTGCTAGTAGTTTGAAGAACTTTTGGCGACGGTTTGTTAAACTATTTTGGACCTATTACATTCCACGTGATAAAATACTACTTTTACGAATATTCCGATGTACAGTAAATAGTACGCTAGCATTCATTTTTACTTTGATTCCGGCTGTCAGAGACCGATTAGGTGATCAACCATCATTCCTACCGTTGGTTTCTGTCATTGTTCACCCTGGGAGACGAGTGAGTGGCCATATTAAGGGGGTACTAAACTGTCTGACGGGCTTAGTTCTAGGATTGTGCTACTCATTACTAGCGAGAGTCCTAGCACAATTATGCCTGGGCGATTCGTGGAATAAGCTTTCTGAAGCTGAACAATTATCGAAGAATTTTACAAACTATAGAGCTGCATTGGCTATTTTAGCCGTTTTTGAAACATTCATGTTATTTGGACATGGCTGGTTTAAGTCAGTAAATGAACACAATTTCGCTATTGTCTTTCCGTTATTCTTAGTAGTACACTTTGCTTTATTAACCTCATTAGATACTGGAGCACGTGCAATAGCAAAAGCTTATACTGttcctttttattttggaaTCGCACTTTCCCTCGTAGTGGATTTCCTTCTACTACCTGAATTTGGTTCAAGTTACTTAGGTAATGTCGCTGTAAATGCAGTTAATGAAATACACAAGgatattaatgaaatagtaaatttttttttaagtACTATTGATGACAACAAAGAGCCATTGTATGAACAGGCTCCGCTTCCCTTGGCTAAGTTATTGGGTTTAAAGACATCCATCAATAAGAAAATAGCAGAATTTCAAGTTATTTTGGACGAGTGTTGTTTCGAATTATCATATTCTTACGTTC
Encoded proteins:
- the RNQ1 gene encoding prion domain-containing protein RNQ1 (similar to Saccharomyces cerevisiae RNQ1 (YCL028W); ancestral locus Anc_1.47) — protein: MSSTVLVDEAEYFLEHGNHHEAVARLTKAANSNPSSSESSRIDTLVSHIGSHVMQHQAQGSEDRGLGESFINTMMTSSNGSAKSQLGKLALLTTVLSSNKKGTGGYNFGSLASVFASTPSGGMSGSSLAALATAFYGGESLKHANAGTFSTLSSLASSYFGGAETQKASQNEDDVYEEQGHGKFSELASTASSYFGRGNEYEKQGYTEGNRGDSDQKK